From Triticum urartu cultivar G1812 chromosome 2, Tu2.1, whole genome shotgun sequence, a single genomic window includes:
- the LOC125534273 gene encoding uncharacterized protein LOC125534273 → MAAEEGATKTFLVQSEDGMNFVVSDLEASQSWVIDGDTVCYDGKPIRVDVGGKTLTKVFQYCKKHAYSDGYDVSAWDAKFIAKFIGDPGLETLYDLILASNELKIEGLLALTCQTLGNKIKGKSPHEICDILNIRGVFTPQLHEEHSSGSCASHTALAAMGIIANWWNLELKLVDKALQALHIVRCQEFTGYEPKINGLVRHRFNDFNLAFFDLDKETSFSRGPPLNNKTPTRESVVRSCVNVVSLKVRESDVGFPVDIFGTVVARDSVDYRCVYLFRRERDDPQHISSPDDMLSLTDPCRGLVPGSSVYFEIDLKIKCDGCADKDFSKGMVEFDSVHLCEGKVTMTLGLGSWLSWVELLCAQVYWPVEATIEINVLKGPCNISKVAASTPGNFKDHIILYEAAGGPTVIGDGGSVPLNRRVVAVTREQKLALFIVGGDALEHLALTLGHSQEMVNRRMCCAEVEVKVAWTAVPIRKRSNMIKVVANQRLLL, encoded by the exons ATGGCGGCGGAGGAGGGGGCGACGAAGACGTTCCTAGTCCAGAGCGAGGACGGCATGAATTTCGTGGTGTCGGACCTGGAGGCGAGCCAATCCTGGGTCATCGATGGCGACACCGTCTGCTACGACGGCAAGCCCATCCGCGTCGACGTCGGCGGCAAAACACTCACCAAGGTTTTCCAGTACTGCAAGAAGCACGCCTACTCCGACGGCTACGATGTCAGCGCTTGGGACGCCAAGTTCATCGCCAAGTTCATCGGCGACCCGGGCCTCGAGACACTATACGATCTCATCCTG GCTTCCAACGAACTTAAAATCGAAGGACTGCTTGCACTGACCTGTCAGACTCTCGGCAATAAGATTAAGGGCAAGTCGCCACATGAGATCTGTGATATACTAAACATCAGGGGTGTCTTCACTCCGCAATTACATGAAGAGCATTCAAGTGGATCTTGTGCTAGCCACACG GCTTTGGCAGCTATGGGAATCATTGCAAATTGGTGGAACCTAGAGCTAAAATTGGTAGATAAGGCCTTACAGGCTCTCCACATAGTTCGTTGCCAGGAGTTCACCGGATACGAGCCCAAGATCAATGGTTTAGTACGTCATCGATTCAACGACTTCAACCTAGCCTTCTTTGACTTGGATAAAGAGA CTAGCTTTTCCCGTGGCCCACCGCTTAACAACAAAACGCCAACGCGTGAGTCGGTCGTGAGATCATGTGTCAATGTCGTTTCCTTGAAGGTAAGGGAATCAGATGTTGGCTTTCCGGTCGACATATTTGGCACCGTTGTTGCAAGGGACTCTGTGGACTACAGATGTGTCTATCTGTTTCGGCGTGAAAGGGACGATCCCCAACACATCAGCTCGCCA GATGATATGTTATCTTTGACAGATCCGTGTCGAGGGCTTGTCCCGGGAAGCAGTGTTTATTTTGAGATCGATTTAAAGATCAAGTGTGATGGTTGTGCGGACAAAGACTTTAGCAAAGGCATGGTAGAATTCGATTCGGTCCATCTTTGTGAAGGCAAGGTGACCATGACTCTTGGGCTAGGTAGTTGGCTGAGTTGGGTGGAGTTGTTATGTGCACAGGTCTACTGGCCTGTGGAAGCCACAATTGAAATAAATGTTTTGAAGGGGCCGTGCAATATCTCAAAGGTAGCTGCTTCGACTCCTGGAAACTTCAAGGATCATATCATTCTATACGAAGCAGCGGGTGGCCCGACGGTAATCGGTGACGGTGGCTCTGTTCCGTTGAATCGTCGTGTTGTTGCTGTCACACGGGAGCAGAAGCTGGCGCTCTTTATTGTGGGTGGCGATGCACTTGAACACCTTGCCCTCACTCTAGGTCATTCCCAAGAAATGGTCAATCGGAGGATGTGCTGTGCTGAAGTGGAGGTGAAAGTTGCCTGGACAGCTGTCCCTATAAGGAAGAGATCTAATATGATTAAGGTTGTGGCAAACCAGCGGCTATTGCTGTGA